The following are from one region of the Erwinia billingiae Eb661 genome:
- a CDS encoding YtfJ family protein: MNTVRLFFVLIALCFSSFAGAHGFAEGQRVPAVGITDKGELVLKQDDFSYQNWNSAKLPGKVRVIQHIAGRSSSKEKNAALIEAIKSAKFPHDRYQTTTIVNTDDAIPGTGMFVRSSIENNKKQFPWSQFIVDSNGVAKKAWQLDDAGSAIVVLDKDGKVRFAKDGALTQDEVKNVVALVHKLLE, translated from the coding sequence ATGAATACCGTTCGCTTATTTTTTGTTCTTATCGCGCTGTGTTTCTCCTCATTTGCCGGCGCACATGGTTTTGCAGAAGGGCAACGCGTGCCTGCCGTGGGCATCACGGATAAAGGTGAGCTGGTGTTGAAGCAGGATGATTTCAGTTATCAGAACTGGAACAGTGCGAAACTGCCGGGCAAGGTGCGGGTGATCCAGCATATTGCCGGGCGCTCTTCTTCCAAGGAGAAGAATGCGGCGTTGATTGAAGCCATTAAGTCGGCGAAGTTTCCGCATGATCGTTATCAGACCACCACCATCGTCAACACCGACGATGCGATCCCCGGCACCGGGATGTTCGTTCGCAGCAGCATCGAGAACAACAAGAAGCAGTTTCCGTGGTCGCAGTTCATCGTCGACAGCAACGGCGTGGCCAAAAAGGCCTGGCAGTTGGATGATGCCGGATCGGCGATTGTGGTGTTGGATAAAGACGGCAAGGTACGCTTCGCCAAAGACGGTGCGCTGACGCAGGATGAAGTGAAGAACGTGGTGGCACTGGTACATAAGTTACTGGAGTGA
- a CDS encoding bifunctional 2',3'-cyclic-nucleotide 2'-phosphodiesterase/3'-nucleotidase, whose translation MIKPVYTLAALLVATSLHAATVDFRLLETTDLHSNMMDFDYYKDTPTEKFGLVRTATLIDAARKEATNSVLVDNGDIIQGSPLGDYMAAKGLQQGEVHPVYKAMNTLDYTVGNLGNHEFNYGLDYLHKAISGARFPYINANIIDVKTGKPLFTPYLIKEVEVTDRDGKKHTLKVGYIGFVPPQIMVWDKTNLTGKVTVNDITETARKWVPAMRKAGADLVVAIPHSGLSGDPYKAMAENSVYYLSQVPGIDAILFGHAHAVFPSADFASIKGADIKQGTLNGIPAVMPGMWGDHLGVVDLVLDNQQGHWQVSSAKAEARPIYDKTAKKSLAAEDQALLKVMKHNHDATREFVSKPIGKSADVMYSYLSLVQDDPTVQIVNNAQRDYVQRYIQGDPDLANLPVLTAAAPFKAGGRKNDPASYVEVEKGQLTFRNAADLYLYPNTLVVMKVSGKEVKEWLECSAGQFNQIDIHSSKPQSLINWDFRTYNFDVIDGVNYRIDVTQPAKYDAECQPLNANASRIKDLTYNGKAIEPQATFLVATNNYRAYGGKFAGTGESHIAFASPDENRSVVAAYISAQTKAQGEVKPQADNNWKLAHIESATPLDIRFGTSPGEKAAQFIREHAQYPLQQKGTDEVGFAVYQLDLQK comes from the coding sequence ATGATTAAGCCTGTTTATACCCTCGCAGCATTGCTGGTTGCGACCTCACTGCATGCGGCCACGGTGGATTTTCGCCTGCTGGAAACCACCGATCTGCACAGCAATATGATGGACTTTGACTATTACAAAGACACGCCCACGGAGAAATTTGGCCTGGTGCGAACCGCTACGCTGATTGACGCCGCGCGCAAAGAAGCAACCAACAGCGTGCTGGTCGACAACGGCGATATTATTCAGGGAAGTCCGCTTGGCGATTATATGGCGGCCAAAGGTCTGCAGCAGGGTGAAGTGCATCCGGTGTATAAAGCGATGAATACCCTCGATTATACCGTCGGCAACCTTGGAAACCACGAATTCAACTATGGCCTGGACTACCTGCATAAAGCGATTAGCGGCGCGCGGTTCCCGTATATCAACGCCAACATCATTGATGTCAAAACCGGCAAGCCGCTGTTCACCCCTTATTTGATTAAGGAGGTCGAGGTCACGGACCGTGACGGGAAAAAACATACGCTGAAGGTCGGCTATATCGGCTTTGTGCCGCCGCAAATTATGGTCTGGGACAAAACCAACCTGACCGGTAAAGTCACGGTGAATGACATTACCGAAACCGCCCGCAAATGGGTGCCGGCAATGCGCAAAGCCGGTGCCGATCTGGTCGTCGCGATTCCGCACTCCGGACTGTCTGGCGATCCGTATAAGGCGATGGCCGAAAACTCCGTCTACTACCTCAGCCAGGTGCCGGGGATTGATGCAATCCTGTTTGGTCATGCGCATGCGGTGTTCCCGAGCGCCGACTTTGCCAGCATTAAAGGCGCTGACATCAAACAGGGCACGCTGAACGGCATTCCGGCCGTCATGCCCGGCATGTGGGGCGATCACCTCGGTGTGGTCGATCTGGTGCTGGATAATCAGCAGGGGCACTGGCAGGTTAGCAGCGCGAAGGCCGAAGCGCGCCCGATTTACGACAAGACAGCGAAAAAATCGCTGGCGGCGGAAGATCAGGCCTTGCTGAAGGTGATGAAGCACAATCACGATGCTACCCGCGAGTTTGTCAGCAAGCCTATCGGCAAGTCGGCGGATGTGATGTACAGCTATCTGTCACTGGTGCAGGACGATCCGACCGTGCAGATTGTGAATAACGCCCAGCGCGACTACGTGCAGCGCTATATTCAGGGCGATCCGGATCTGGCTAACCTGCCGGTACTGACGGCAGCCGCGCCGTTTAAAGCCGGTGGCCGCAAGAACGATCCCGCCAGTTATGTGGAAGTGGAAAAAGGACAGCTGACCTTCCGTAATGCCGCCGATCTGTATCTTTATCCTAATACGCTGGTCGTGATGAAAGTCAGTGGCAAAGAGGTTAAAGAGTGGCTGGAGTGCTCCGCCGGCCAGTTCAATCAGATTGATATCCACAGCAGCAAACCGCAGTCGCTGATTAACTGGGATTTCCGCACCTATAACTTTGATGTGATTGACGGCGTTAATTACCGCATTGATGTCACCCAACCGGCGAAATACGACGCCGAATGTCAGCCGCTCAATGCCAATGCCTCACGTATCAAAGATCTGACCTACAACGGCAAAGCCATCGAACCGCAGGCGACGTTCCTGGTGGCCACCAATAACTACCGCGCGTATGGCGGCAAGTTCGCCGGAACCGGTGAAAGCCATATTGCCTTCGCCTCGCCGGATGAGAACCGCTCGGTAGTGGCGGCGTATATCAGCGCGCAGACCAAAGCGCAGGGAGAAGTGAAACCGCAGGCGGATAATAACTGGAAGCTGGCGCACATTGAGAGTGCCACGCCGCTGGATATTCGCTTTGGAACCTCACCAGGTGAGAAAGCCGCTCAGTTTATTCGCGAGCACGCGCAGTATCCGTTACAGCAGAAAGGGACTGATGAGGTGGGGTTTGCCGTTTATCAGCTAGATTTGCAGAAGTAA
- a CDS encoding LysM-like peptidoglycan-binding domain-containing protein, whose protein sequence is MPKASSASRVPHVFRQIWHLPDSVRWMDPLPPGHRRGIILAIIVILLAFLWPAPSPVQPQRPITADSSSGTEVPMQAEINDQQPETPQAPAKTSNDSQGTWHSYQIASGQTLAQLFRDNNLAVNDVFAMARVEGDDKPLSNLKTGQAVRVRQNAQGVVNGLTVDTDNGQILFTRQPDGSFIRAQ, encoded by the coding sequence ATGCCCAAAGCGTCTTCAGCATCACGAGTACCCCACGTCTTCCGCCAGATCTGGCACCTGCCTGATTCCGTCCGCTGGATGGACCCGCTGCCGCCGGGCCATCGTCGGGGGATCATTCTCGCTATCATTGTGATATTACTGGCGTTCCTCTGGCCAGCGCCCTCGCCTGTGCAGCCGCAAAGGCCCATCACGGCTGACTCGTCGTCCGGAACAGAGGTGCCGATGCAGGCGGAGATTAACGACCAGCAGCCGGAAACGCCTCAGGCGCCGGCGAAAACCAGCAATGATTCTCAGGGCACCTGGCACAGCTATCAAATCGCATCCGGCCAGACGCTGGCGCAACTGTTCCGCGACAATAATTTAGCCGTGAATGATGTGTTCGCGATGGCGCGGGTGGAAGGCGACGATAAGCCGCTGAGTAATCTGAAAACCGGTCAGGCAGTGCGTGTGCGTCAGAATGCGCAGGGCGTGGTGAATGGATTAACGGTAGATACGGATAACGGGCAGATTTTGTTTACCCGCCAGCCAGACGGATCCTTTATTCGCGCGCAATAA
- a CDS encoding DUF1107 domain-containing protein: protein MKIFQRYNPLQVAKYVKTLFRGRIYIKDVGAFEFDKGKILIPRVKDKQHYSVMSEVNRQVLRLQTEFN, encoded by the coding sequence ATGAAGATCTTTCAGCGATATAATCCGCTGCAGGTGGCCAAATACGTAAAAACACTGTTTCGCGGCAGGATATACATCAAAGACGTAGGCGCATTTGAGTTCGATAAAGGCAAAATCTTGATCCCACGCGTTAAAGATAAACAGCATTACAGCGTGATGTCAGAAGTGAACCGCCAGGTATTGCGATTACAAACCGAATTTAACTAA
- a CDS encoding hemolysin family protein — translation MLDSLLVIVLLIAISSFFSLSEISLAAARKIKLKLLADTGNINAQRVLKMQETPGMFFTVVQIGLNAVAILGGIVGDAAFSPAFRSLFLRFTSPELAEQLSFICSFTVVTSLFILFADLFPKRLGMIAPEQVALKIINPMRFCLFIFRPLVWFFNGGANIIFRLFKIPLVRKDDITSDDIYAIVEAGALAGVLRKQEHELIENVFELESRTVPSSMTSRENIVWFNLHEDEDSLKEKIANHPHSKFLVCNEDIDHIVGYVDSKELLLRVLGHQSMALNSGVQIRSALIVPDTLTLSEALESFKTAGEDFAVIMNEYALVVGIITLNDVMTTLMGDLVGQGMEEQIVARDENSWLVEGGTPIDDVMRVLHIDEFPQSGNYETIGGFMMFMLRKIPKRTDFVKFHGYKFEVVDIDSYRIDQLLVTRIDARPTTAASVLTPVPEES, via the coding sequence ATGTTAGACAGTTTGCTTGTCATCGTACTGCTGATTGCGATCAGCTCATTTTTCTCATTGTCAGAAATCTCGTTGGCTGCAGCCCGTAAAATCAAGCTGAAGCTGCTGGCGGATACCGGCAATATCAACGCGCAGCGCGTGTTGAAGATGCAGGAAACACCCGGGATGTTTTTCACCGTGGTGCAAATCGGCCTGAACGCCGTGGCTATTTTAGGCGGTATTGTGGGCGACGCCGCCTTCTCTCCGGCATTTCGTTCTCTTTTTCTACGCTTCACCTCCCCGGAACTGGCCGAGCAGCTGAGTTTTATCTGTTCATTCACCGTGGTGACCAGCCTGTTTATCCTGTTTGCTGACCTGTTCCCAAAACGTCTGGGGATGATCGCGCCAGAGCAAGTCGCGCTGAAGATCATCAACCCGATGCGTTTTTGTCTGTTTATCTTCCGTCCGCTGGTGTGGTTCTTTAACGGCGGCGCTAACATCATTTTCCGCCTGTTTAAAATCCCGCTGGTGCGTAAAGACGACATCACTTCCGATGATATCTACGCCATTGTGGAAGCGGGTGCGCTGGCTGGCGTGCTGCGTAAGCAGGAGCATGAGCTGATTGAAAACGTGTTTGAGCTGGAGTCCCGCACCGTGCCTTCTTCGATGACTTCCCGTGAGAACATCGTTTGGTTCAATTTGCACGAAGACGAAGACAGCCTGAAGGAAAAAATCGCTAATCATCCGCACTCCAAGTTCCTGGTGTGTAATGAAGATATTGACCATATCGTCGGCTATGTCGATTCGAAGGAGCTGCTGTTAAGGGTGCTGGGCCATCAGAGTATGGCGTTGAACAGCGGCGTGCAGATCCGTTCCGCGCTGATCGTGCCGGATACCTTAACGCTGTCAGAAGCGCTGGAAAGTTTCAAAACCGCCGGCGAAGACTTCGCGGTGATCATGAATGAGTACGCACTGGTGGTCGGCATTATCACGCTGAACGACGTGATGACCACTCTGATGGGCGATTTGGTCGGTCAGGGCATGGAAGAGCAGATTGTGGCCCGTGACGAGAATTCGTGGCTGGTTGAAGGCGGCACGCCGATTGATGACGTGATGCGCGTGCTGCATATTGATGAGTTCCCGCAGTCCGGTAACTACGAGACCATTGGCGGCTTTATGATGTTTATGCTGCGCAAGATCCCGAAACGCACCGACTTTGTGAAGTTCCACGGTTATAAGTTCGAAGTGGTGGATATCGACAGCTACCGTATCGATCAGCTGTTGGTGACGCGGATTGATGCCCGTCCAACCACGGCGGCGTCGGTGTTAACGCCGGTGCCGGAAGAGTCGTAG
- the fklB gene encoding FKBP-type peptidyl-prolyl cis-trans isomerase: MTTPSFDSVEAQASYGIGLQVGQQLLESGLQGLQPEALLAGLRDALEGNAPAVPVDVVHRALREVHERADAVRRERQQEMAVEGQKFLQDNIKREGVSSTESGLQFSVIAQGEGAIPSRQDRVRVHYTGKLIDGSVFDSSVQRGEPAEFPVSGVIPGWIEALTLMPVGSKWELVIPHELAYGERGAGASIPPFSTLVFEVELLEIL, from the coding sequence ATGACTACCCCTTCTTTTGACAGCGTAGAAGCGCAAGCAAGTTACGGTATCGGTTTACAGGTTGGCCAGCAGCTGCTGGAATCTGGACTGCAGGGTCTGCAGCCAGAAGCATTGCTGGCAGGCCTGCGCGATGCGCTGGAAGGGAACGCCCCTGCTGTACCTGTTGACGTTGTTCACCGTGCGCTGCGTGAAGTTCATGAGCGTGCTGATGCCGTGCGTCGTGAGCGCCAGCAGGAAATGGCAGTAGAAGGTCAGAAATTCCTGCAAGACAATATCAAGCGTGAAGGCGTGAGCAGCACCGAGTCTGGTTTACAGTTCAGCGTGATTGCGCAGGGCGAGGGTGCTATCCCATCCCGTCAGGATCGCGTACGCGTGCATTACACCGGTAAACTGATCGATGGCAGCGTGTTCGACAGCTCTGTACAGCGTGGCGAGCCGGCTGAGTTCCCGGTTAGCGGCGTTATCCCAGGCTGGATTGAAGCGCTGACGCTGATGCCAGTGGGTTCCAAATGGGAGCTGGTTATCCCTCATGAGCTGGCTTACGGTGAGCGTGGTGCGGGTGCCTCTATCCCGCCATTCAGCACCCTGGTGTTTGAAGTTGAGTTGTTAGAAATCCTGTAA
- the rpsR gene encoding 30S ribosomal protein S18, with the protein MARYFRRRKFCRFTAEGVVEIDYKDIATLKNYVTESGKIVPSRITGTRAKYQRQLARCIKRARYLSLLPYTDRHQ; encoded by the coding sequence ATGGCACGTTATTTCCGTCGTCGCAAGTTCTGCCGTTTCACCGCGGAAGGCGTTGTAGAGATTGATTACAAAGATATCGCTACGCTGAAAAACTACGTTACCGAAAGTGGTAAAATTGTCCCGAGCCGTATTACCGGTACTCGTGCAAAATACCAGCGTCAGCTGGCCCGCTGCATCAAGCGCGCTCGCTACTTGTCCCTGCTGCCATACACTGATCGTCATCAGTAA
- the bsmA gene encoding biofilm peroxide resistance protein BsmA: MSRLLTVLLVLLTVGCSQLQTTPEPPPPPTSHAQEVTRAQSLNLRKIGTVSVNERGSPDDAQRAIAAKANAAGATYYYIQLVSETVMPGLWYSSAILYGPSAAAGAQ, encoded by the coding sequence ATGAGCCGGTTACTGACAGTCCTCTTGGTTTTGCTGACCGTTGGCTGTAGCCAGTTACAGACCACACCAGAACCTCCCCCTCCGCCGACTTCACACGCGCAGGAAGTCACGCGCGCGCAAAGCCTTAACCTGCGAAAAATCGGCACCGTCAGCGTCAATGAGCGCGGTTCTCCGGATGATGCACAACGCGCGATTGCCGCGAAGGCCAATGCAGCGGGGGCAACCTATTACTATATCCAGCTGGTCAGTGAGACGGTGATGCCTGGGCTCTGGTACTCCAGTGCAATCCTGTATGGCCCTTCAGCCGCCGCTGGCGCGCAATAA
- the rplI gene encoding 50S ribosomal protein L9 has translation MQVILLDKVANLGNLGDQVNVKAGYARNFLVPQGKAVPATKKNVEFFETRRAELEAKQADVLAASNARAEKINALGNVTIASKAGDEGKLFGSIGARDIADAVTAAGVEVNKSEVRLANGVLRTTGEHEVEFQVHSDVLAKLIVNVVSAA, from the coding sequence ATGCAAGTTATTCTGCTTGATAAAGTAGCAAACCTCGGTAACCTGGGTGACCAGGTTAACGTTAAAGCGGGCTACGCTCGTAACTTCCTGGTACCACAGGGCAAAGCTGTTCCTGCTACCAAGAAAAACGTTGAGTTCTTCGAAACACGTCGTGCAGAACTGGAAGCTAAACAAGCTGACGTTCTGGCTGCATCTAATGCACGTGCTGAGAAAATCAACGCACTGGGCAACGTTACCATCGCGTCTAAAGCAGGCGACGAAGGTAAACTGTTCGGTTCCATCGGTGCTCGCGACATCGCTGATGCAGTTACTGCAGCTGGCGTTGAAGTGAACAAGAGCGAAGTTCGCCTGGCGAACGGCGTTCTGCGTACTACCGGTGAGCATGAAGTTGAGTTCCAGGTTCACAGCGATGTGCTGGCAAAACTGATTGTAAACGTGGTTTCAGCAGCTTAA
- a CDS encoding methyl-accepting chemotaxis protein translates to MKKLSFRRWSLGVKLSVITSFSVAILFLILTLALTHNAAKQLQALTQENMDNQVSGIGDMASMFDSTLSEEVANYTALFQSFLPKRFSVDDSQQITIGAEQTPTLRAGLKTLNLDQVLVDDFQQRTGAISTIFVRMGDDFMRISTSLRKQDGERAIGTRLDHTSPAWKLMQKGEIYQGVSMLFGKRYITQYQPVKDSEGKVIAILFVGVDITKQYAEIRQKVLAKKLGETGHFVVLDNAAGKNHGYFVFHPTEEGKQPRWSDAVQQQLLRQDKGMLEAEGEDGSRQIMTWRHLPEWNWVILGEVNKASLLAPIDQTRDLFLLIGAALVLLFALGFVITTRHWLSKPLQEVIELARHYSAGNLQATLTTQRHDEIGQLILAINGIGDGLERIVSQVRAAAEEISSGTDAIALSSENISEQISRQASSVEETSASMEQLSATVAQNAANVSEALTLVDEASAVVQNGGETVSRSVVTMTDIKSASQSIADITHVIESIAFQTNILALNAAVEAARAGEHGKGFAVVAAEVRALAQRSAHAAKEIDGLIENSLSKVVQGHDLSEQTRKAMEDIVGRIGQVKVLMSEINIASKEQSAGIGQVNIAMNQIGQATHQNTELVSTSEQTAHELSRKGHHLTQLVSVFTLKG, encoded by the coding sequence ATGAAAAAACTCTCATTCAGGCGCTGGAGCCTTGGCGTCAAGCTCTCGGTGATCACCTCATTCAGTGTCGCCATATTGTTCCTGATCCTGACGCTGGCGCTGACCCACAATGCGGCAAAACAGCTGCAGGCGTTGACCCAGGAAAATATGGATAACCAGGTCAGCGGCATTGGCGATATGGCGTCGATGTTTGACAGTACGCTTAGCGAAGAAGTCGCCAATTACACCGCGCTTTTCCAGAGCTTCTTACCGAAGCGTTTTTCCGTGGACGACAGCCAGCAAATCACCATTGGCGCGGAACAGACCCCCACGTTACGCGCCGGGCTGAAAACCCTTAACCTCGATCAGGTGCTGGTTGATGACTTCCAGCAGCGTACCGGCGCCATCTCCACCATTTTTGTGCGCATGGGCGACGACTTTATGCGTATTTCCACGTCTCTGCGCAAGCAGGACGGCGAACGGGCGATTGGCACCCGCCTGGATCACACCAGCCCGGCCTGGAAACTGATGCAGAAAGGAGAAATTTATCAGGGCGTGAGCATGCTGTTCGGCAAGCGCTATATCACCCAGTATCAGCCGGTCAAAGACAGCGAAGGCAAGGTTATTGCCATCCTGTTTGTCGGCGTGGACATCACCAAGCAGTATGCCGAAATTCGCCAGAAGGTGCTCGCCAAGAAACTGGGCGAAACCGGCCATTTTGTGGTGCTGGACAATGCGGCCGGTAAAAATCACGGCTACTTCGTGTTCCACCCAACGGAGGAAGGCAAGCAGCCACGTTGGTCAGACGCGGTTCAGCAGCAGCTGTTGAGGCAGGACAAGGGCATGCTGGAAGCGGAAGGCGAAGATGGCAGCCGCCAGATCATGACCTGGCGCCATCTGCCGGAGTGGAACTGGGTGATCCTCGGCGAAGTGAACAAGGCCAGCCTGCTGGCGCCGATTGACCAGACCCGCGATCTGTTCCTGCTGATCGGTGCTGCGCTGGTGCTGCTGTTTGCCCTCGGCTTCGTCATCACTACCCGCCACTGGCTAAGCAAGCCGCTGCAGGAAGTGATCGAACTGGCGCGTCATTACTCGGCAGGCAACCTGCAGGCGACGCTGACCACCCAACGTCACGATGAAATCGGGCAGCTGATCCTGGCCATCAATGGCATTGGCGATGGTTTGGAACGGATTGTTTCGCAGGTCCGCGCAGCCGCAGAAGAGATCAGCAGTGGGACGGATGCCATCGCGCTGAGTAGTGAGAACATCAGCGAGCAGATCTCCCGCCAGGCCAGCAGCGTGGAAGAAACCTCTGCCAGCATGGAGCAGTTAAGTGCGACCGTGGCGCAGAACGCCGCTAACGTCTCTGAGGCGCTGACTCTGGTCGATGAAGCCTCTGCGGTGGTGCAAAACGGCGGCGAGACCGTGTCGCGCTCCGTAGTCACCATGACGGATATTAAAAGCGCGTCGCAGAGCATTGCCGACATCACCCATGTGATTGAATCGATTGCCTTCCAGACCAACATCCTGGCGCTGAACGCGGCGGTGGAAGCGGCACGGGCGGGTGAACATGGCAAAGGCTTCGCGGTGGTGGCGGCCGAAGTGCGCGCGCTGGCACAACGCAGTGCGCATGCGGCGAAAGAGATCGACGGACTGATTGAAAACTCGTTAAGCAAAGTGGTTCAGGGGCACGATCTTTCCGAGCAGACGCGCAAAGCGATGGAGGATATCGTGGGTCGCATTGGTCAGGTGAAGGTGCTGATGAGTGAGATTAATATCGCCTCGAAAGAGCAGTCCGCCGGAATTGGTCAGGTCAACATTGCCATGAACCAGATCGGTCAGGCGACGCACCAGAACACCGAGCTGGTGTCGACCTCTGAACAGACTGCCCACGAACTGAGCCGCAAAGGGCACCATCTGACCCAGCTGGTCAGTGTATTTACGCTGAAAGGCTAA
- the priB gene encoding primosomal replication protein N: MTANRLTLSGTVCKTPTRKVSPSGIPHCQFVLEHRSEQVEAGFTRQAWCRMPVIISGKAHQHITQSITVGTPLTVSGFISSHQGRNGLNKTVLHAEQIELIDSGD; the protein is encoded by the coding sequence GTGACGGCTAATCGGCTGACGTTGTCTGGCACCGTGTGCAAGACACCGACGCGTAAAGTGAGCCCGTCAGGTATTCCACATTGCCAGTTCGTGCTTGAGCACCGTTCCGAGCAGGTGGAAGCCGGTTTTACCCGGCAAGCTTGGTGTCGTATGCCGGTCATTATTAGCGGCAAAGCGCATCAGCACATTACTCAAAGTATAACGGTCGGCACGCCTCTCACCGTTTCAGGTTTCATTAGCAGCCATCAAGGGCGTAATGGACTGAATAAGACGGTGTTGCATGCCGAGCAGATTGAATTGATAGATTCTGGAGACTAG
- the yjfP gene encoding esterase, with amino-acid sequence MIEIATESFAGIDCLHATPAGKRHTPLPTILFWHGFTSSKEVYAYFAVELAQAGFRVVMPDADMHGARYNGDTEFRLTRFWEILKSNIDEVPRIEAALREQHLIEEGRFAVAGASMGGMTALGSMARYDQIACVACMMGSGYFMSLSHTLFPPLVAKTAEQKKELADRLAPLAEYDVSGQLEKLANRPLLVWHGEADEVVPAAESVRLEKAMREAKLDANLTYIVESGIGHRITPPALTAIAAFFKHHL; translated from the coding sequence ATGATTGAGATTGCTACCGAATCTTTTGCCGGCATCGACTGTTTGCACGCCACGCCAGCCGGTAAACGCCACACGCCCTTACCGACCATTTTGTTCTGGCATGGCTTCACCTCTTCAAAAGAGGTGTACGCCTATTTTGCCGTCGAGTTGGCTCAGGCCGGTTTCCGGGTGGTGATGCCGGATGCTGATATGCACGGCGCGCGGTATAACGGCGACACGGAATTCCGGCTGACCCGTTTTTGGGAGATCCTGAAAAGCAATATTGATGAGGTGCCACGGATTGAGGCGGCATTACGCGAGCAGCATCTGATTGAAGAGGGCCGGTTTGCGGTGGCCGGCGCCTCAATGGGCGGCATGACCGCGCTGGGATCGATGGCCCGTTACGACCAGATTGCCTGCGTGGCCTGTATGATGGGATCGGGCTACTTTATGTCGTTGTCGCACACGCTGTTCCCGCCGCTGGTGGCCAAAACCGCCGAGCAGAAAAAGGAACTGGCAGACCGACTGGCGCCGTTAGCGGAGTATGACGTCAGCGGGCAGCTGGAAAAACTGGCTAACCGACCGTTGCTGGTCTGGCATGGCGAAGCGGATGAGGTGGTGCCTGCCGCAGAGAGCGTCAGGTTAGAAAAAGCGATGCGCGAAGCGAAGCTCGATGCGAATCTGACGTATATCGTCGAAAGCGGCATCGGGCATCGCATCACTCCGCCAGCACTGACAGCGATAGCGGCGTTTTTTAAGCATCATTTATAA
- the rpsF gene encoding 30S ribosomal protein S6, with protein MRHYEIVFMVHPDQSEQVPGMIERYTGAITGAEGTIHRLEDWGRRQLAYPINKLHKAHYVLLNVEAPQEVIDELETNFRFNDAVIRSMVMRVKHAVTEASPMVKAKDERRDRREDFANETSDDADAGDSEE; from the coding sequence ATGCGTCATTACGAAATCGTATTTATGGTACACCCTGACCAGAGCGAACAGGTTCCTGGCATGATCGAGCGTTACACTGGTGCTATCACTGGTGCAGAAGGCACGATTCACCGTCTGGAAGACTGGGGCCGTCGTCAGCTGGCTTACCCGATCAACAAACTGCACAAAGCACATTACGTTCTGCTGAACGTAGAAGCTCCGCAGGAAGTGATCGATGAGCTGGAAACTAACTTCCGCTTCAACGACGCCGTTATCCGCAGCATGGTTATGCGCGTTAAGCACGCGGTAACTGAAGCATCTCCGATGGTTAAAGCGAAAGATGAGCGTCGTGATCGTCGCGAAGATTTTGCTAACGAAACCTCTGATGATGCAGATGCTGGGGATTCTGAAGAGTAA
- the cysQ gene encoding 3'(2'),5'-bisphosphate nucleotidase CysQ, with product MLDKICQLAREAGDAIMKVYDGQAPMDVAHKSDDSPVTAADIAAHNVIVQGLTDLSPEIPILSEEDPAGWEERQHWQRYWLVDPLDGTKEFIKRNGEFTVNIALIENGKPVLGVVYAPVLQVMYSAADGKAWKDEGGHHEQIQVREAHPPLVVVSRSHSDTELEDYLSQLGEHQTTAIGSSLKFCLVAEGKAQLYPRFGPTNIWDTGAGHAVAIAAGAYVHDWKGKTLDYTPRESFLNPGFRVSLF from the coding sequence ATGTTAGACAAAATTTGCCAGCTGGCCAGGGAAGCAGGCGATGCAATCATGAAGGTGTATGACGGACAGGCACCGATGGATGTGGCTCACAAGTCCGATGATTCGCCGGTGACGGCGGCGGATATTGCAGCTCATAACGTGATTGTTCAGGGGCTGACCGACCTCTCCCCGGAAATCCCGATACTGTCGGAAGAAGATCCGGCGGGTTGGGAGGAGCGTCAGCACTGGCAGCGTTACTGGCTGGTGGATCCGCTGGACGGCACCAAGGAATTCATTAAGCGCAACGGCGAGTTTACCGTCAACATCGCGTTAATCGAAAACGGCAAGCCGGTGCTGGGTGTGGTGTACGCGCCGGTGCTGCAGGTAATGTATTCCGCAGCTGACGGTAAGGCATGGAAAGACGAGGGCGGTCATCACGAGCAGATTCAGGTGCGTGAAGCGCATCCGCCTCTGGTGGTCGTCAGCCGCTCCCATTCAGACACCGAGCTGGAAGACTATTTAAGCCAGCTGGGTGAGCACCAGACCACGGCCATCGGCTCCTCGCTGAAGTTCTGCCTGGTGGCAGAAGGCAAAGCGCAGCTTTATCCACGCTTCGGACCAACCAATATCTGGGACACCGGCGCAGGTCACGCGGTCGCCATCGCTGCCGGTGCTTACGTGCATGACTGGAAGGGCAAAACACTCGACTACACGCCGCGTGAATCCTTCCTCAACCCAGGCTTCCGCGTTTCGCTGTTCTGA